A single window of Streptomyces cathayae DNA harbors:
- a CDS encoding precorrin-8X methylmutase: MRRVVHPIEQESFRRLRARLDTGHFPPLTRAVVERVIHSSADLAYADDLVMDEGELAKAHAVLHAGAPVVVDVEMVAAGITRRGTVCRLKDAEAGPELTRSAHAMRLAYEEVGPGALWVIGCAPTALEELLTLDASPALVIGLPVGFVGAAESKAALRESGLPAVSNVSEKGGSAVAAAALNALLYHPTSLEETL, encoded by the coding sequence GTGAGGCGTGTGGTCCATCCCATCGAGCAGGAGTCCTTCCGCCGGTTGCGCGCCCGGCTGGACACCGGGCACTTCCCGCCGCTGACCCGGGCGGTCGTGGAGCGGGTCATCCACTCCTCGGCCGATCTGGCGTACGCGGACGATCTCGTCATGGACGAGGGCGAACTGGCGAAGGCGCACGCGGTGCTGCACGCCGGGGCGCCCGTCGTGGTGGACGTGGAGATGGTCGCGGCCGGGATCACCCGGCGCGGGACCGTCTGCCGTCTCAAGGACGCCGAGGCCGGGCCCGAACTCACGCGTTCGGCGCACGCGATGCGCCTGGCGTACGAGGAGGTCGGCCCCGGGGCGCTGTGGGTGATCGGCTGCGCGCCGACCGCCCTGGAGGAGCTGCTGACCCTGGACGCCTCCCCCGCGCTCGTCATCGGGCTGCCCGTCGGTTTCGTCGGAGCGGCCGAGTCCAAGGCCGCGTTGCGCGAGAGCGGACTGCCCGCGGTGAGCAACGTGTCCGAGAAGGGCGGTTCGGCGGTCGCCGCAGCCGCGCTCAACGCCCTGCTGTACCACCCCACTTCACTTGAGGAGACCTTGTGA